The Antarcticibacterium sp. 1MA-6-2 genome has a window encoding:
- a CDS encoding alcohol dehydrogenase catalytic domain-containing protein, whose amino-acid sequence MKALVWHGRNDVRIDNVPDPKIQDPGDIIIKITSTAICGSDLHILDGLVPTMKEGDILGHEFMGEVVEIGHNVQKFRKGDRVVVPFTIACGHCSYCNDTLYSLCDNSNPKPDLAKANLGHATSAIFGYSHMMGGFSGGQAEYVRVPYADVGLD is encoded by the coding sequence ATGAAAGCATTAGTTTGGCACGGAAGGAATGACGTAAGAATAGATAATGTACCTGATCCTAAAATACAGGATCCCGGAGATATAATAATAAAGATCACCTCCACAGCAATTTGTGGGTCCGATCTTCATATTCTCGATGGATTGGTGCCAACTATGAAAGAAGGAGATATTTTGGGTCACGAATTCATGGGAGAAGTGGTGGAAATAGGTCATAATGTCCAAAAGTTTCGAAAAGGGGATAGGGTAGTGGTACCTTTTACTATTGCATGCGGGCACTGTAGTTATTGTAATGACACCCTCTATAGTTTGTGTGATAATTCAAATCCAAAGCCTGATCTTGCAAAAGCAAATCTGGGCCATGCAACTTCTGCCATATTTGGTTATTCTCATATGATGGGAGGTTTTTCCGGTGGACAGGCAGAATATGTAAGGGTGCCTTATGCCGATGTGGGACTTGATTAA